One window of Flavobacteriales bacterium genomic DNA carries:
- a CDS encoding acyltransferase, whose amino-acid sequence MAGTGKTYFPNLDGLRFIAASLVIIGHIVGGKLTLAIPVTAFLHWEMLRHLGVLLFFSISGFLITYLILEEEQRYGKIHVLNFEVRRILRVWPLYFLMVLLALFVLPRLSLLQVPDLPAREQMDNPMGKLVLFMLFLPTLVPSVFSKVYFALHLWSIGTEEHFYLVWPFLLRVFKRYCWLLMAAVFIGYAVVYRLLFSPLAEGLSGIDLFRPYWQNFNIDVMAVGGLCAWLLFKKSALLKVLLDRRLFIVVLITVVACMATGTRTALIGYRMYSVLFGLLVLNLAANPWLINVLEHPVLRYLGRISYGLYIYHMVAVIAILNMAKRMDITSDLVTYPVVFALSIAMAALSYHFFELFFLRLKNRFRPGRRVLST is encoded by the coding sequence ATGGCAGGGACCGGCAAAACCTATTTTCCGAATCTGGACGGGTTGCGCTTCATCGCCGCCAGCTTGGTGATCATCGGCCACATCGTTGGCGGAAAGCTGACCTTGGCTATTCCCGTGACGGCCTTCCTGCACTGGGAAATGCTCCGCCATCTGGGCGTACTTCTCTTCTTCTCTATCAGCGGCTTCCTCATCACCTACCTGATCTTGGAAGAAGAGCAGCGGTACGGGAAGATCCATGTTCTGAATTTCGAGGTCCGCAGGATCCTCCGGGTCTGGCCCTTGTATTTTCTCATGGTACTGCTGGCGCTCTTTGTCCTGCCCCGGCTTTCCCTCCTCCAAGTGCCCGATCTGCCCGCCCGGGAACAAATGGACAACCCCATGGGCAAGCTGGTGCTCTTTATGTTGTTCCTGCCCACCTTGGTCCCTTCTGTTTTTAGCAAGGTGTATTTTGCCTTGCACCTGTGGTCCATCGGCACGGAGGAGCATTTTTACTTGGTCTGGCCTTTTCTCCTGCGTGTTTTCAAACGCTACTGCTGGCTGCTCATGGCCGCTGTGTTCATCGGCTATGCGGTCGTGTACCGCTTGCTGTTCTCACCACTTGCCGAAGGGTTGTCCGGGATCGATCTTTTCAGGCCTTACTGGCAGAATTTCAATATCGATGTCATGGCCGTGGGGGGCCTTTGCGCTTGGTTGCTTTTCAAAAAAAGCGCTCTGCTCAAGGTGCTCTTGGACCGCAGGCTGTTCATCGTGGTGTTGATCACGGTGGTGGCGTGCATGGCCACCGGCACCAGGACGGCCCTCATAGGCTACCGGATGTACTCCGTGCTGTTCGGGCTGCTGGTGCTGAACCTCGCCGCGAACCCTTGGTTGATCAACGTGCTGGAGCACCCCGTCCTGCGCTACCTCGGTCGCATTTCCTATGGGCTGTACATCTACCACATGGTGGCCGTGATAGCCATCTTGAACATGGCTAAGCGTATGGATATCACCAGCGACCTTGTGACCTATCCCGTGGTCTTCGCCCTTTCCATCGCCATGGCAGCGCTTTCCTACCATTTTTTTGAATTGTTCTTCCTTCGGCTGAAAAACCGGTTCAGGCCGGGGAGGAGGGTATTGAGTACATGA
- a CDS encoding sodium:solute symporter yields the protein MSPYLLLAIVLGYFLVLLGIAWYTSRGAGEHSFYSGDRKSLWYVVAFGMIGTSLSGVTFISVPGYVDAKAWTYFQLVFGFAIGYWVVAGVLLPLYYRLQLTSIYGYLRERFGMQSYRTGASFFILSRLAGATIRIFVVLNVIQLFVLDAMGVPFEVTAFIVMVMIVLYTLKGGVKTIVWTDTLQTLFMLGALVGTIIYITQSSGMGDWLPELKANGSMRILDLDWRSDSFFLKQVLAGIFITIAMTGLDQEMMQKNLSVSTVEGSKKNMRVFSVILLGANLLFLLLGSLLYLYMHRQGIAIPGHSDDVFPTLALQHFPPWLGLMFIIGLISALFPSADGALTALTASTCIDLIGIRDRGWDEARQKRVRQRVHLGMAVLFLLFILYFHWLATPTVIKTLFDIAGFTYGPLLGLFAFGIFFKGVPQERWVPWVCIAAPIITYFIRMYSQELFFGYKMGFEVLLVVAGLTMLGLWGVCSRRAAV from the coding sequence ATGAGCCCTTACCTGCTGCTTGCCATCGTCCTCGGTTACTTCTTGGTGCTGTTGGGCATCGCGTGGTACACCTCGCGCGGCGCGGGGGAGCACAGCTTCTACAGTGGCGACCGCAAGAGCCTGTGGTACGTGGTGGCCTTCGGGATGATCGGCACCTCGCTCAGCGGCGTCACCTTCATCAGCGTGCCGGGTTATGTGGACGCCAAGGCTTGGACGTATTTCCAATTGGTGTTCGGTTTCGCGATCGGCTACTGGGTGGTGGCGGGCGTGCTGCTGCCGCTGTACTACCGGCTACAGCTCACCAGCATTTACGGCTACCTGCGGGAGCGTTTCGGCATGCAGAGCTACCGCACCGGTGCCTCGTTCTTCATCCTGAGCCGCTTGGCCGGGGCCACCATCCGGATCTTCGTGGTGCTGAACGTGATCCAGCTTTTCGTGCTGGACGCCATGGGCGTGCCCTTTGAAGTGACGGCCTTCATTGTGATGGTGATGATCGTGCTCTACACGCTGAAAGGCGGCGTGAAGACCATCGTATGGACGGACACCTTGCAGACCTTGTTCATGCTGGGCGCTTTGGTCGGCACCATCATCTACATCACGCAAAGCAGCGGCATGGGCGATTGGCTCCCGGAGCTGAAGGCGAACGGCAGCATGCGCATTCTCGATCTGGATTGGCGCAGCGACAGCTTCTTCCTGAAGCAGGTGCTGGCGGGCATCTTCATCACCATCGCCATGACGGGGCTGGACCAGGAGATGATGCAGAAGAACCTCAGCGTGTCCACCGTGGAAGGCTCGAAGAAGAACATGCGCGTGTTCAGCGTGATCCTGCTGGGCGCGAACCTGCTCTTCCTGTTGCTGGGCTCATTGCTGTACCTGTACATGCACCGCCAAGGCATAGCCATTCCGGGCCATTCGGACGATGTGTTCCCCACGCTCGCTTTGCAGCATTTCCCACCGTGGCTGGGCCTGATGTTCATCATCGGCCTCATCAGCGCGCTCTTCCCCAGTGCCGATGGCGCGCTCACGGCGCTCACCGCCAGCACCTGCATCGACCTCATCGGCATCCGTGACCGGGGCTGGGACGAGGCCCGGCAGAAGCGCGTGCGCCAGCGCGTCCACCTTGGCATGGCGGTGCTCTTCCTGCTCTTCATCCTCTACTTCCATTGGTTGGCCACGCCCACGGTGATCAAGACCTTGTTCGACATCGCCGGCTTTACCTACGGGCCGCTGCTGGGCCTGTTCGCGTTCGGCATCTTCTTCAAGGGCGTGCCACAGGAGCGCTGGGTGCCATGGGTGTGTATCGCGGCACCGATCATCACCTACTTTATCCGGATGTATTCACAGGAGCTCTTCTTCGGCTATAAGATGGGCTTCGAGGTGCTCTTGGTGGTGGCAGGCTTGACGATGCTGGGCTTGTGGGGTGTATGTTCGCGGAGGGCGGCAGTGTAA
- a CDS encoding VCBS repeat-containing protein, translating into MKRTILLVAISMAAWHVQAQGTCATAVTAVLGDYYVSQINGPEAPTPVCSSGGGGATAGRWYSYTATIDTFITVTTDLPQNAGIDTRVQVYTGSCGNLSCYAGDDDSGSGNLAVTTFAVTAGTTYIIAFDNRWTDSAFTFRILKTAPAPSINGFSEQFVNTTGYAYCIVDMNGDGLDDAVSVDNTHININYQNAGGGFTNTIYTTTYADYQPSWSMCAGDLDGNGYNDLVYAGSGLTFMLANGDGTGYTELSQPEYIFCQRSNLVDINNDGNLDAFSCHDVAPNVYYINNGDGTYTWHQGGLGDTPDGGNYGSIWIDYNNDGNLDMFIAKCRGAQSPASIDQLWRNNGDGTFTDVAPENHLDGFQQSWSSAWGDFDNDGDMDVMIGASSFSGGGHMLMRNDGSTFTNITAGSGYDLFNGTSIEFITRDFNNDGYLDILGGGALMMNNGDMTFTYTNIPAGNGPTGDLNNDGFIDIQNGNSIWLNDGNDNNWIKIITTGTESNLNGIGARVEITSAMGTQIRDVRSGDGFRYMSSLTTHFGIGTDDAISNITIRWPSGIVNTVADPQINSTITVVEDPDNNVATGVASAPAAELSLFPSPVMNTLHIRSTRIINGDHVAITDMTGKEVARPALVNGTVDVSGLSSGIYLLKMDGASGTLTAKFTKE; encoded by the coding sequence ATGAAAAGAACCATACTCCTCGTTGCGATCTCGATGGCCGCATGGCATGTCCAAGCACAAGGCACCTGTGCGACCGCCGTAACCGCCGTATTGGGCGATTACTATGTTTCGCAGATCAATGGCCCGGAAGCCCCTACCCCCGTATGCAGTTCGGGAGGCGGCGGTGCCACGGCGGGCAGGTGGTACAGTTATACCGCCACCATCGACACCTTCATCACGGTGACCACCGACCTGCCCCAGAACGCCGGCATCGATACGCGCGTCCAAGTGTACACCGGCAGTTGCGGCAACCTGAGCTGCTATGCCGGTGATGATGATTCCGGCTCGGGGAACCTGGCCGTCACCACCTTCGCGGTCACGGCCGGTACCACCTATATCATCGCCTTTGACAACCGATGGACGGACTCCGCCTTCACCTTCCGGATCTTGAAGACCGCGCCCGCACCCTCGATCAACGGCTTTTCGGAACAGTTCGTCAACACCACGGGATATGCCTACTGCATAGTGGACATGAACGGTGATGGGCTTGATGATGCCGTATCGGTGGACAACACCCACATCAACATCAATTACCAGAACGCGGGCGGCGGATTCACCAATACGATCTACACCACCACGTACGCGGACTACCAGCCTTCCTGGAGCATGTGCGCAGGTGACCTCGATGGCAATGGCTACAACGACCTGGTGTATGCCGGCAGCGGGCTCACCTTCATGCTGGCCAACGGCGATGGCACCGGCTACACTGAGCTCTCCCAGCCCGAATACATCTTCTGCCAGCGGAGCAACTTGGTGGACATCAACAACGACGGCAACCTCGATGCCTTCAGTTGCCACGACGTGGCCCCGAACGTGTATTACATCAACAACGGGGACGGCACGTACACCTGGCACCAAGGAGGCTTGGGCGACACGCCGGACGGAGGCAACTACGGCAGCATCTGGATCGACTACAACAACGATGGCAACTTGGACATGTTCATCGCCAAATGCAGGGGCGCGCAATCACCAGCGAGCATCGACCAGCTCTGGCGGAACAACGGTGATGGCACCTTCACCGATGTGGCCCCGGAAAATCACCTGGACGGCTTCCAGCAATCCTGGAGCAGTGCTTGGGGCGACTTCGACAACGACGGCGACATGGACGTGATGATCGGCGCCAGTTCCTTCTCAGGCGGAGGCCACATGCTGATGCGCAATGACGGCAGCACCTTCACCAACATCACGGCGGGATCCGGGTACGACCTCTTCAACGGCACCAGCATCGAGTTCATCACGCGAGATTTCAACAACGACGGCTACCTCGACATCCTCGGTGGCGGCGCCCTGATGATGAACAATGGCGACATGACGTTCACCTATACCAACATCCCCGCAGGCAACGGCCCCACGGGCGACCTGAACAACGACGGCTTCATCGACATCCAGAACGGCAACTCCATCTGGTTGAACGACGGCAACGACAACAACTGGATCAAGATCATCACCACGGGTACGGAAAGTAACTTGAACGGTATCGGCGCCCGGGTGGAGATCACAAGCGCCATGGGCACGCAGATCCGCGATGTGCGCAGCGGCGACGGCTTCCGCTACATGAGCAGCCTCACCACGCACTTCGGCATCGGCACGGACGATGCCATCTCGAACATCACCATACGCTGGCCGTCCGGCATCGTGAACACGGTCGCCGACCCACAGATCAACAGCACGATCACCGTGGTGGAAGACCCCGACAACAATGTGGCCACTGGAGTTGCAAGCGCACCGGCTGCTGAGTTGAGCCTCTTCCCTTCTCCGGTGATGAACACCCTGCACATTCGTTCCACCCGGATCATCAATGGTGACCACGTGGCCATCACGGACATGACCGGAAAGGAAGTCGCTCGGCCGGCGCTCGTCAACGGCACTGTCGATGTTTCCGGTTTGAGCAGTGGCATCTACCTTTTGAAAATGGACGGTGCATCAGGCACCCTTACGGCCAAGTTCACGAAGGAATAA
- a CDS encoding GreA/GreB family elongation factor — MSRGFVREDDQEEPVFIPARAPIPAGMDNLVTPRGLKLLREERAQLERERAAVDTPEGPSRRRELAEINGRLALLEARIASAREVESDERPNDEVRFGSTVNFVITGGPRQGIERTFTLVGVDEARIAEGLIAFTAPIAQALLGRKAGDTVEFQHGEQVQTLIVNGIR; from the coding sequence ATGAGCAGGGGATTCGTACGCGAGGACGATCAGGAGGAACCTGTGTTCATCCCTGCGCGTGCACCCATCCCTGCCGGCATGGACAACTTGGTGACACCACGCGGCCTGAAGCTGTTGCGGGAAGAGCGGGCGCAATTGGAGCGGGAGCGCGCCGCAGTGGACACGCCCGAGGGGCCGTCTCGCCGAAGGGAACTGGCCGAGATCAATGGCAGGCTGGCTTTGCTGGAGGCACGGATCGCCAGCGCGCGCGAGGTGGAATCCGACGAGCGCCCCAATGATGAGGTGCGCTTTGGGAGCACCGTGAACTTCGTCATCACGGGCGGACCCCGGCAAGGCATTGAGCGCACCTTCACCTTGGTAGGCGTTGACGAGGCCCGGATCGCGGAAGGACTGATCGCCTTCACAGCACCCATCGCACAGGCCCTATTGGGCCGGAAAGCTGGTGACACGGTGGAATTCCAGCATGGCGAACAGGTGCAGACATTGATCGTGAACGGCATCCGGTAG
- a CDS encoding T9SS type A sorting domain-containing protein, with protein MAPIVTLFQKSIFLLAILLFAAAPISATAQNECAAHAGIITTDFGPHCLHNGEATLTGTPDGSAVVPAGFTTVYILSRTNSLIIEQMGPSPNFVVSTVDVWRIHAMVLDPATLDLSTVQFGITSIYDVQPQITQGGGPICASISMTGAAMKTAECEEPCTAFASGMAMDSTLVCLVGGQATLTATPSGLSNVPAGYEVRYLLTRTNGLIIEQLSTASSFTVHSTDVWRIHNLVYDPATLDLGTITFGVTSAYDLRSMLLQGGGSICASLDINGAFVKTGECTPNCFAEAGVVSADQADVCLAEGSAMLSATPDGNATVPDGYELVYLLTQESGIPVILAHAGTPEFTVQAPGQYGIHPFVYDPATFDLTTVVPGETTLLDLNAQLQQGGGGICASLDMDGADFQVVDCSPTCTADAGTMNSETEVPCLGDGSAMISATSNGDTLVPPGFVMGYWLTQGSGLVLVDLGTEPVFAVSDTGLYHIHAFVFDPSTWDLSMVQLGETSAYELNLSLTQAGGTICASLDVLGAAIHVMACPPSCTAGIDAFISICTSNSLVVLLNALGGEPCPNGMWTTPNGNPFNGIFNPAIDPAGTYTYTVAIPFSAPSVATVTVNVVTAANAGASTSLVLCATDGIIDLHDALGGASDPTGTWMWGGTPFNGQFDPATMSSGVCTYTVTGIPPCLDATASVTILVIPPPNAGTDGEVTACIDGPAVLLFLALNGSPDPGGSWSGPSEVTNGVFNPATMESGIYIYTVLGIAPCASASAVVMVNVLECPDEFPVARNGNDLEAATTAVGEDPAGQPIGIWPNPATDAVNVVLPFPASGIDRLELTDATGRTVLATAHPKSANELTLDVRTLTPGVWTLRVTAVGQVSVGRFVRSAH; from the coding sequence ATGGCACCCATCGTCACCCTTTTTCAAAAATCGATTTTCCTGTTGGCGATCCTGTTGTTCGCAGCGGCCCCCATCTCAGCCACGGCCCAGAACGAGTGCGCGGCCCATGCGGGTATCATCACCACGGACTTCGGTCCCCATTGCCTGCACAACGGTGAAGCCACGTTGACAGGGACACCGGACGGGAGCGCCGTGGTACCGGCGGGCTTCACCACCGTCTACATCCTTTCGCGCACCAACAGCCTGATCATCGAGCAGATGGGCCCGTCCCCCAATTTCGTCGTGAGTACCGTGGACGTATGGCGCATCCATGCAATGGTCCTCGATCCCGCCACCCTTGATCTCTCCACGGTGCAGTTCGGGATCACAAGCATTTATGATGTGCAGCCCCAGATCACGCAAGGCGGAGGTCCGATCTGCGCGAGCATCAGCATGACGGGTGCTGCCATGAAAACCGCGGAATGTGAAGAACCCTGTACGGCATTCGCTTCCGGCATGGCCATGGACTCCACCTTGGTATGCTTGGTGGGCGGGCAGGCCACGCTCACGGCCACGCCTTCCGGCCTGAGCAACGTGCCCGCCGGTTACGAAGTGCGCTATCTGCTCACCCGCACCAACGGCCTCATCATCGAGCAGCTGTCCACCGCGTCCAGCTTCACCGTACACAGCACGGATGTGTGGCGCATCCACAACTTGGTGTATGATCCCGCCACCCTGGACCTCGGCACCATCACCTTCGGTGTCACCAGCGCGTACGACCTGCGATCCATGTTACTGCAGGGCGGCGGCTCCATCTGCGCCAGCTTGGACATCAACGGGGCCTTCGTAAAGACCGGGGAATGCACGCCCAACTGCTTTGCGGAAGCGGGCGTGGTGAGCGCCGACCAAGCTGATGTGTGCCTGGCGGAAGGGTCGGCCATGCTCAGCGCCACACCCGATGGCAACGCCACCGTTCCCGACGGTTACGAGCTCGTCTACTTGCTCACCCAGGAAAGCGGCATCCCGGTGATCCTCGCGCACGCCGGTACGCCTGAGTTCACTGTGCAGGCTCCGGGGCAATACGGCATTCATCCCTTCGTGTACGATCCGGCGACCTTCGATCTCACCACGGTAGTGCCGGGCGAGACGACCCTCCTGGACCTGAACGCCCAGTTGCAGCAAGGCGGCGGTGGCATTTGCGCCAGCTTGGACATGGACGGTGCGGATTTCCAAGTGGTGGACTGTTCGCCGACCTGCACAGCGGATGCGGGAACCATGAATTCGGAGACCGAAGTGCCCTGCTTGGGCGATGGCAGCGCCATGATCAGTGCGACCTCCAACGGCGACACATTGGTGCCACCCGGCTTCGTGATGGGCTATTGGCTCACACAGGGTTCCGGACTGGTCCTCGTGGATCTGGGCACCGAGCCTGTCTTCGCCGTTTCCGACACCGGCCTCTACCATATTCATGCGTTCGTGTTTGATCCCTCCACATGGGATCTCTCCATGGTCCAACTTGGCGAAACCTCCGCTTATGAACTGAACCTTTCGTTGACCCAGGCAGGAGGCACCATCTGCGCCAGCTTGGACGTGTTGGGAGCCGCCATCCACGTGATGGCGTGCCCGCCCTCATGCACGGCAGGTATCGACGCCTTCATCAGCATTTGCACAAGCAATTCGCTCGTGGTCTTGTTGAACGCGCTTGGCGGCGAACCTTGCCCGAACGGTATGTGGACGACCCCGAATGGGAACCCCTTCAACGGGATCTTCAACCCGGCGATCGATCCAGCAGGGACATACACCTATACAGTGGCCATTCCGTTCAGCGCACCCTCCGTGGCCACGGTGACCGTGAACGTGGTGACGGCAGCTAATGCCGGTGCCTCCACCTCACTCGTGCTCTGCGCCACGGATGGCATCATCGACCTCCATGATGCACTGGGCGGCGCATCCGATCCCACAGGAACTTGGATGTGGGGAGGAACTCCCTTCAACGGGCAGTTCGATCCCGCGACCATGAGCTCAGGCGTCTGCACGTACACTGTCACTGGAATCCCGCCTTGCCTTGATGCCACAGCGAGTGTGACGATATTGGTCATCCCTCCACCGAACGCCGGCACGGACGGTGAGGTCACCGCGTGTATTGATGGACCTGCCGTGCTTCTCTTCCTTGCTTTGAACGGATCCCCTGACCCGGGAGGTAGCTGGAGCGGACCGAGCGAGGTGACCAATGGCGTGTTCAATCCCGCGACGATGGAGTCGGGGATCTATATCTACACGGTGCTCGGAATTGCACCCTGTGCTTCCGCCAGTGCCGTGGTGATGGTGAACGTGTTGGAATGCCCGGATGAATTCCCCGTGGCCCGCAACGGGAACGACTTGGAGGCGGCCACCACCGCCGTGGGTGAAGATCCGGCAGGGCAACCCATCGGGATCTGGCCGAACCCGGCCACGGACGCGGTCAACGTGGTCCTTCCCTTCCCCGCATCGGGGATCGACCGGCTGGAGTTGACCGATGCCACGGGCCGTACTGTATTGGCCACCGCTCATCCAAAAAGCGCGAACGAGCTTACACTGGACGTGCGCACGCTGACACCCGGTGTTTGGACGTTGCGCGTCACCGCAGTGGGCCAGGTCAGTGTGGGGCGGTTCGTACGCAGCGCGCATTGA
- a CDS encoding sulfite exporter TauE/SafE family protein, with product MDISHIGLYILLGFGVGALGTLIGAGGGFILLPVLLLLFPDMPPEALTSISLAVVFINAASGSFAYSRLKRIDYRSGLRLALATLPGAIIGAYITQYIPRKAFDIVLGFVLLAVAAFLLLKPGYQAATLVTQRHRAHRTVTDREGTTYAYSFNMVTGVAVSFVVGFLSSLLGIGGGVIHVPFLATVLHFPVPIATATSHFILAIMALAGTVAHIAQGNLTAGWPYVLSIGAGTVVGAQVGAWASHKIKPEWIIRTLAVALFLLGLRLVMH from the coding sequence ATGGACATTTCACACATAGGGCTATACATTTTACTCGGCTTCGGTGTCGGTGCTTTGGGCACGTTGATCGGCGCGGGCGGCGGCTTCATCCTGCTGCCGGTACTCTTGCTCCTGTTCCCCGACATGCCCCCTGAGGCGCTCACGAGCATCTCCTTGGCGGTGGTCTTCATCAACGCCGCCTCCGGCTCCTTCGCCTATTCCCGCCTTAAGCGCATCGACTACCGCTCAGGCTTAAGGCTGGCATTGGCCACCCTTCCCGGGGCGATCATCGGCGCGTATATCACGCAGTACATCCCGCGGAAGGCGTTCGATATCGTGCTCGGTTTCGTACTGCTCGCGGTTGCCGCCTTTCTTCTGCTGAAGCCCGGCTACCAAGCGGCCACATTGGTCACGCAGCGGCATCGCGCCCACCGCACGGTGACGGACCGTGAAGGCACCACTTACGCGTACTCCTTCAACATGGTGACCGGGGTGGCGGTGAGCTTTGTCGTCGGCTTTCTGTCCAGTCTGTTGGGCATCGGGGGCGGGGTCATCCACGTGCCTTTCCTCGCCACCGTGCTGCATTTCCCGGTACCCATCGCCACGGCCACCTCGCACTTCATCTTGGCCATCATGGCCTTGGCAGGCACGGTGGCGCACATCGCCCAAGGCAACCTCACTGCAGGCTGGCCCTACGTGCTTTCCATCGGTGCGGGAACCGTTGTGGGCGCACAGGTGGGTGCCTGGGCTTCGCACAAGATCAAGCCGGAATGGATCATTCGCACACTGGCAGTAGCGCTATTCCTATTAGGCCTGCGCTTGGTGATGCACTGA
- a CDS encoding SDR family oxidoreductase encodes MSPTSKVVLVTGGSSGIGKAICTRLAAQGHTVFGTTRKVGTQPKGYRLITMDLVDDTSVKHAVNEVITAAHRIDVVVNNAGLGIQGPTEDIQPEQAIELFDANLFGAHRVCRAVLPHMRANGSGLIINITSLAANFGLPYRGFYSASKAALERYTEALSMEVQPFGIHVVSLQPGEYKTNIGTNRIRPAVIGEAYKDGYDRAMEILGGSLHYSHDPDEVAVLVQKIMGTARPKSVYYAAHGLQRSAVLLKKLLPGRLFQRLMMREYR; translated from the coding sequence ATGTCCCCCACTTCGAAGGTCGTACTGGTCACCGGCGGTTCCAGCGGCATCGGCAAGGCCATTTGTACACGTTTGGCCGCACAAGGGCACACGGTCTTTGGTACTACGCGCAAGGTGGGTACACAGCCCAAAGGTTATCGTCTCATCACCATGGATCTGGTGGATGACACCTCGGTGAAACACGCCGTTAACGAGGTGATAACTGCGGCGCACCGCATCGATGTGGTGGTCAACAATGCCGGGCTCGGCATCCAAGGCCCTACCGAGGATATTCAACCTGAGCAGGCGATCGAACTGTTCGACGCCAACCTCTTTGGCGCGCACCGTGTTTGCCGCGCGGTACTGCCGCACATGCGGGCCAATGGTTCGGGACTGATCATCAACATTACCAGCCTCGCCGCCAACTTCGGATTGCCCTACCGTGGTTTCTACAGCGCCAGCAAGGCGGCCTTGGAGCGATACACGGAAGCCTTGAGCATGGAAGTACAGCCTTTCGGCATCCATGTGGTGAGCTTGCAACCCGGCGAGTACAAGACCAACATCGGCACCAACCGCATCCGGCCCGCCGTGATCGGCGAAGCCTACAAGGACGGCTACGACCGTGCGATGGAAATCCTCGGTGGTAGCCTTCATTACAGCCATGACCCCGATGAAGTGGCGGTGCTGGTACAAAAGATCATGGGCACGGCCAGGCCGAAGAGCGTCTATTACGCCGCGCATGGCCTGCAGCGGTCGGCGGTGCTGTTGAAGAAGCTGCTGCCGGGCAGGCTGTTCCAACGCCTGATGATGCGGGAATACCGCTGA
- a CDS encoding T9SS type A sorting domain-containing protein, producing the protein MYAQRYDEVGQGVWHDPVQVSTKTVSGFFFPRPAPDGHDGLYLAFTTGNPNNADLSDVYVQRVHSDGSLWSAEGTRMDNSNIIQKFTAGKGFAFINDEDGLMVPLQVTDIAQGQSAVAVQRVDTLGALPLGPAVPNVLFGSSYVSPVDITSTDDGALIIQSSGAFGQQHLMAKRVDLSGAAVWSPALHDVSTANSTKGDVAVTSTRDGQAVVVWQDDRSPNGIYAQNITELSTGVASLPLITTNLRLEQNPTDNPVLLMDQDLRAATGLNVFDAQGREVYHTAVPATDRVALPLSGLNPGVYTIRVTGSGGVGTVRWVK; encoded by the coding sequence ATGTATGCCCAACGTTACGACGAAGTCGGACAAGGCGTATGGCACGACCCTGTGCAAGTTTCCACAAAGACTGTTTCCGGCTTCTTTTTCCCACGGCCAGCTCCGGACGGGCATGATGGCCTCTATCTGGCCTTCACTACAGGGAACCCCAACAATGCCGACTTGAGCGACGTGTATGTGCAACGGGTACACTCTGACGGTTCGCTCTGGTCGGCCGAGGGCACCCGCATGGACAACAGCAACATCATACAGAAATTCACCGCCGGCAAAGGCTTTGCCTTCATCAATGACGAAGACGGGCTGATGGTCCCCTTGCAAGTGACGGACATTGCCCAAGGACAATCCGCCGTCGCTGTGCAACGTGTGGACACCTTGGGTGCTTTACCACTGGGCCCCGCAGTACCGAACGTACTGTTCGGCTCTTCCTATGTCAGCCCGGTGGACATCACCTCCACCGATGATGGTGCGCTGATCATCCAGAGCTCGGGGGCCTTCGGACAACAACACCTCATGGCCAAACGGGTCGATCTTTCCGGCGCGGCGGTCTGGTCACCCGCACTGCATGATGTTTCCACAGCGAACAGCACGAAGGGCGATGTTGCCGTGACCAGCACGAGGGACGGGCAGGCCGTAGTGGTTTGGCAGGACGATCGCAGCCCCAACGGCATTTATGCCCAGAACATCACGGAGCTTTCCACCGGCGTGGCATCCCTTCCTCTGATCACCACGAACCTCCGCTTGGAACAGAACCCCACGGACAACCCGGTCCTGTTGATGGATCAAGATCTTCGCGCCGCGACCGGCCTGAATGTTTTCGATGCCCAAGGCCGGGAGGTCTATCACACTGCGGTCCCGGCTACCGATCGCGTGGCGCTTCCGCTGAGCGGCCTGAACCCGGGCGTGTACACGATCCGCGTCACCGGGAGCGGTGGTGTTGGCACCGTGCGCTGGGTGAAGTGA